In Monodelphis domestica isolate mMonDom1 chromosome 3, mMonDom1.pri, whole genome shotgun sequence, the following proteins share a genomic window:
- the POLI gene encoding DNA polymerase iota isoform X2 has protein sequence METLGVEPEEEDEEEEDEEEDRMEPLLLGAAGGAHRALGPKEAIRPAPCVQQKYLVVTCNYEARKLGVKKLMSVRDAKEKCPQLVLVNGEDLTRYREMSYKVTELLEEFSPVVERLGFDENFVDVTQTVEKRLQQLQSDDYSGVVVSGHVYNNQSVNLNDILHVRLLIGSQIAEEMREAIFNQLGLTGCAGVASNKLLSKLVSGTFKPNQQTVLMPESCQDLIDSLDHIKQMPGIGFKTTKRLESLGINSVHDLQTFSPKILEKELGISVAQRIQKLSFGEDNSPVTPSGPPQSFSEEDSFKKCSSEVEAKKKIEELLASLLNRVCNDGRKPHTIRLIIRRFSSDRHFNRESRQCPIPSHVIQKLGTGNYDVMTPMVDILMKLFRNMVNVKMPFHLTLLSVCFSNLKSLPTSKKGSIEFYLTPSSSTPSHSGKRTYKMKDTHLEEFSQDKEVNWDFLPSGRIESIKTGESPLDTANFTKEKEIHDFPLHSLPEGIDHEVFKELPVDIQEEILSGKTREKNQGKGSLSCPLHASKGVLSFFSSKQMHDIVSNPRDHLSSSKQLASISTSEPGTSGLSSSGSTYLFSRKESLHYLDSELRDERMSQGPKESQGFHFSNTNPSVSIFHSFPNLQSQQLFSKNHTADSHKQLTGSVSQHLSLTENREQESAEEEITFPSGIDPAVFFELPEDVQKELLAEWKRTGSSFQTVRE, from the exons ATGGAGACGCTGGGGGTGGAGCCGGAGGAAGAGGACGAGGAAGAAGAGGACGAGGAGGAAGACAGGATGGAGCCTTTGCTCCTGGGGGCAGCAGGAGGCGCCCACAGGGCCTTGGGGCCAAAGGAGGCCATTCGCCCCGCTCCGT GTGTTCAGCAAAAATATTTGGTTGTCACCTGTAACTATGAAGCCAGGAAGCTTGGAGTTAAGAAACTGATGTCTGTGAGAGATGCAAAAGAAAAGTGTCCACAACTAGTGCTAGTTAATGGAGAAGATCTGACACGCTATAGAGAAATGTCATACAAAGTTACAG agTTACTAGAAGAATTCAGTCCAGTTGTTGAAAGACTAGGATTTGATGAAAATTTTGTGGATGTAACCCAGACGGTTGAGAAGAGACTACAGCAGCTACAAAGTGATGACTATTCTGGAGTGGTTGTTTCTGGTCATGTTTACAATAATCAGt CTGTAAACCTAAATGACATTTTGCATGTAAGATTACTTATTGGATCACAGATTGCAGAAGAGATGAGAGAGGCCATATTTAATCAGCTGGGTCTCACAGGCTGTGCTGGAGTGGCTTCTAATAAACTGTTGTCCAAATTAGTTTCTGGTACCTTTAAACCAAATCAACAAACAGTTTTAATGCCTGAAAGTTGTCAAGATCTCATTGATAGTTTGGACCACATAAAGCAAATGCCTG GTATTGGCTTTAAAACTACCAAACGCCTTGAATCATTGGGTATTAATAGTGTCCATGATCTCCAAACCTTTTCACCTAAGATactagagaaagaactaggaATTTCAGTTGCTCAGCGTATCCAAAAGCTCAGCTTCGGAGAAGATAATTCTCCTGTGACTCCTTCAGGACCACCTCAG TCCTTTAGTGAAGAAGATTCCTTTAAAAAGTGCTCATCAGAAGtggaagctaaaaaaaaaattgaagaactaCTTGCTAGCCTTTTGAACAG AGTATGCAACGATGGAAGGAAACCACATACAATAAGATTAATCATCCGTCGGTTTTCCTCTGACCGACATTTTAATCGTGAGAGCCGTCAGTGTCCTATCCCATCTCATGTAATTCAGAAGTTAGGGACAG GAAATTATGATGTTATGACCCCAATGGTTGATATACTTATGAAACTATTTCGAAATATGGTAAATGTGAAGATGCCATTTCACCTTACCCTGCTAAGTGTGTGCTTCTCCAATCTTAAATCACTACCTACCTCTAAGAAAGGAtctattgaattttatttaacaCCATCATCATCAACACCTTCACACTCTGGCAAGCGCACTTAT AAAATGAAAGATACACATCTGGAAGAATTTTCACAAGACAAGGAAGTAAACTGGGATTTTCTACCAAGTGGAAGAATCGAAAGCATAAAAACTGGAGAATCTCCATTAGATACTGCAAATtttactaaagaaaaagaaattcatgatTTCCCACTTCACTCACTTCCTGAGGGTATTGACCATGAAGTCTTTAAGGAGCTGCCAGTAGATATTCAAGAAGAAATCCTTTCTGGcaaaactagagaaaaaaatcaaggaaaaggaAGTTTAAGTTGTCCATTACATGCCTCTAAAGGagtgttatcttttttttcttcaaaacaaaTGCATGACATTGTTTCAAATCCCAGAGATCATTTATCGAGTAGCAAACAATTAGCCTCTATATCTACTAGTGAACCAGGTACATCAGGTTTAAGTAGCAGTGGTTCCACTTACCTGTTTAGCCGAAAAGAATCTCTCCACTATTTAGACAGTGAGTTAAGAGATGAAAGAATGAGTCAAGGACCTAAAGAATCCCAAGGATTCCATTTTTCAAATACAAACCCTTCTGTGTCTATATTCCATTCTTTCCCAAACTTACAAAGTCAGCAACTCTTTTCCAAAAATCACACTGCAGATAGCCATAAGCAACTTACAGGTTCAGTTTCTCAGCATCTCAGTCTTACAGAAAACAGAGAGCAAGAATCTGCAGAAGAGGAAATAACTTTTCCTTCTGGCATTGACCCTGCAGTTTTTTTTGAATTACCAGAAGATGTTCAAAAAGAACTTTTGGCTGAGTGGAAAAGAACAGGATCCTCTTTCCAAACTGTACGTGAATAA
- the POLI gene encoding DNA polymerase iota isoform X6, with the protein METLGVEPEEEDEEEEDEEEDRMEPLLLGAAGGAHRALGPKEAIRPAPFRNQVVSAGSASYRVIVHVDLDCFYAQVEMISHPELKGKPLGVQQKYLVVTCNYEARKLGVKKLMSVRDAKEKCPQLVLVNGEDLTRYREMSYKVTELLEEFSPVVERLGFDENFVDVTQTVEKRLQQLQSDDYSGVVVSGHVYNNQSVNLNDILHVRLLIGSQIAEEMREAIFNQLGLTGCAGVASNKLLSKLVSGTFKPNQQTVLMPESCQDLIDSLDHIKQMPGIGFKTTKRLESLGINSVHDLQTFSPKILEKELGISVAQRIQKLSFGEDNSPVTPSGPPQKMKDTHLEEFSQDKEVNWDFLPSGRIESIKTGESPLDTANFTKEKEIHDFPLHSLPEGIDHEVFKELPVDIQEEILSGKTREKNQGKGSLSCPLHASKGVLSFFSSKQMHDIVSNPRDHLSSSKQLASISTSEPGTSGLSSSGSTYLFSRKESLHYLDSELRDERMSQGPKESQGFHFSNTNPSVSIFHSFPNLQSQQLFSKNHTADSHKQLTGSVSQHLSLTENREQESAEEEITFPSGIDPAVFFELPEDVQKELLAEWKRTGSSFQTVRE; encoded by the exons ATGGAGACGCTGGGGGTGGAGCCGGAGGAAGAGGACGAGGAAGAAGAGGACGAGGAGGAAGACAGGATGGAGCCTTTGCTCCTGGGGGCAGCAGGAGGCGCCCACAGGGCCTTGGGGCCAAAGGAGGCCATTCGCCCCGCTCCGT TTCGTAACCAAGTTGTGTCAGCAGGAAGTGCTTCCTACAGAGTCATAGTGCACGTGGATCTGGATTGCTTTTATGCACAAGTAGAAATGATCTCTCATCCAGAATTAAAAGGCAAACCTTTAG GTGTTCAGCAAAAATATTTGGTTGTCACCTGTAACTATGAAGCCAGGAAGCTTGGAGTTAAGAAACTGATGTCTGTGAGAGATGCAAAAGAAAAGTGTCCACAACTAGTGCTAGTTAATGGAGAAGATCTGACACGCTATAGAGAAATGTCATACAAAGTTACAG agTTACTAGAAGAATTCAGTCCAGTTGTTGAAAGACTAGGATTTGATGAAAATTTTGTGGATGTAACCCAGACGGTTGAGAAGAGACTACAGCAGCTACAAAGTGATGACTATTCTGGAGTGGTTGTTTCTGGTCATGTTTACAATAATCAGt CTGTAAACCTAAATGACATTTTGCATGTAAGATTACTTATTGGATCACAGATTGCAGAAGAGATGAGAGAGGCCATATTTAATCAGCTGGGTCTCACAGGCTGTGCTGGAGTGGCTTCTAATAAACTGTTGTCCAAATTAGTTTCTGGTACCTTTAAACCAAATCAACAAACAGTTTTAATGCCTGAAAGTTGTCAAGATCTCATTGATAGTTTGGACCACATAAAGCAAATGCCTG GTATTGGCTTTAAAACTACCAAACGCCTTGAATCATTGGGTATTAATAGTGTCCATGATCTCCAAACCTTTTCACCTAAGATactagagaaagaactaggaATTTCAGTTGCTCAGCGTATCCAAAAGCTCAGCTTCGGAGAAGATAATTCTCCTGTGACTCCTTCAGGACCACCTCAG AAAATGAAAGATACACATCTGGAAGAATTTTCACAAGACAAGGAAGTAAACTGGGATTTTCTACCAAGTGGAAGAATCGAAAGCATAAAAACTGGAGAATCTCCATTAGATACTGCAAATtttactaaagaaaaagaaattcatgatTTCCCACTTCACTCACTTCCTGAGGGTATTGACCATGAAGTCTTTAAGGAGCTGCCAGTAGATATTCAAGAAGAAATCCTTTCTGGcaaaactagagaaaaaaatcaaggaaaaggaAGTTTAAGTTGTCCATTACATGCCTCTAAAGGagtgttatcttttttttcttcaaaacaaaTGCATGACATTGTTTCAAATCCCAGAGATCATTTATCGAGTAGCAAACAATTAGCCTCTATATCTACTAGTGAACCAGGTACATCAGGTTTAAGTAGCAGTGGTTCCACTTACCTGTTTAGCCGAAAAGAATCTCTCCACTATTTAGACAGTGAGTTAAGAGATGAAAGAATGAGTCAAGGACCTAAAGAATCCCAAGGATTCCATTTTTCAAATACAAACCCTTCTGTGTCTATATTCCATTCTTTCCCAAACTTACAAAGTCAGCAACTCTTTTCCAAAAATCACACTGCAGATAGCCATAAGCAACTTACAGGTTCAGTTTCTCAGCATCTCAGTCTTACAGAAAACAGAGAGCAAGAATCTGCAGAAGAGGAAATAACTTTTCCTTCTGGCATTGACCCTGCAGTTTTTTTTGAATTACCAGAAGATGTTCAAAAAGAACTTTTGGCTGAGTGGAAAAGAACAGGATCCTCTTTCCAAACTGTACGTGAATAA
- the POLI gene encoding DNA polymerase iota isoform X3 — METLGVEPEEEDEEEEDEEEDRMEPLLLGAAGGAHRALGPKEAIRPAPFRNQVVSAGSASYRVIVHVDLDCFYAQVEMISHPELKGKPLGVQQKYLVVTCNYEARKLGVKKLMSVRDAKEKCPQLVLVNGEDLTRYREMSYKVTELLEEFSPVVERLGFDENFVDVTQTVEKRLQQLQSDDYSGVVVSGHVYNNQCIGFKTTKRLESLGINSVHDLQTFSPKILEKELGISVAQRIQKLSFGEDNSPVTPSGPPQSFSEEDSFKKCSSEVEAKKKIEELLASLLNRVCNDGRKPHTIRLIIRRFSSDRHFNRESRQCPIPSHVIQKLGTGNYDVMTPMVDILMKLFRNMVNVKMPFHLTLLSVCFSNLKSLPTSKKGSIEFYLTPSSSTPSHSGKRTYKMKDTHLEEFSQDKEVNWDFLPSGRIESIKTGESPLDTANFTKEKEIHDFPLHSLPEGIDHEVFKELPVDIQEEILSGKTREKNQGKGSLSCPLHASKGVLSFFSSKQMHDIVSNPRDHLSSSKQLASISTSEPGTSGLSSSGSTYLFSRKESLHYLDSELRDERMSQGPKESQGFHFSNTNPSVSIFHSFPNLQSQQLFSKNHTADSHKQLTGSVSQHLSLTENREQESAEEEITFPSGIDPAVFFELPEDVQKELLAEWKRTGSSFQTVRE, encoded by the exons ATGGAGACGCTGGGGGTGGAGCCGGAGGAAGAGGACGAGGAAGAAGAGGACGAGGAGGAAGACAGGATGGAGCCTTTGCTCCTGGGGGCAGCAGGAGGCGCCCACAGGGCCTTGGGGCCAAAGGAGGCCATTCGCCCCGCTCCGT TTCGTAACCAAGTTGTGTCAGCAGGAAGTGCTTCCTACAGAGTCATAGTGCACGTGGATCTGGATTGCTTTTATGCACAAGTAGAAATGATCTCTCATCCAGAATTAAAAGGCAAACCTTTAG GTGTTCAGCAAAAATATTTGGTTGTCACCTGTAACTATGAAGCCAGGAAGCTTGGAGTTAAGAAACTGATGTCTGTGAGAGATGCAAAAGAAAAGTGTCCACAACTAGTGCTAGTTAATGGAGAAGATCTGACACGCTATAGAGAAATGTCATACAAAGTTACAG agTTACTAGAAGAATTCAGTCCAGTTGTTGAAAGACTAGGATTTGATGAAAATTTTGTGGATGTAACCCAGACGGTTGAGAAGAGACTACAGCAGCTACAAAGTGATGACTATTCTGGAGTGGTTGTTTCTGGTCATGTTTACAATAATCAGt GTATTGGCTTTAAAACTACCAAACGCCTTGAATCATTGGGTATTAATAGTGTCCATGATCTCCAAACCTTTTCACCTAAGATactagagaaagaactaggaATTTCAGTTGCTCAGCGTATCCAAAAGCTCAGCTTCGGAGAAGATAATTCTCCTGTGACTCCTTCAGGACCACCTCAG TCCTTTAGTGAAGAAGATTCCTTTAAAAAGTGCTCATCAGAAGtggaagctaaaaaaaaaattgaagaactaCTTGCTAGCCTTTTGAACAG AGTATGCAACGATGGAAGGAAACCACATACAATAAGATTAATCATCCGTCGGTTTTCCTCTGACCGACATTTTAATCGTGAGAGCCGTCAGTGTCCTATCCCATCTCATGTAATTCAGAAGTTAGGGACAG GAAATTATGATGTTATGACCCCAATGGTTGATATACTTATGAAACTATTTCGAAATATGGTAAATGTGAAGATGCCATTTCACCTTACCCTGCTAAGTGTGTGCTTCTCCAATCTTAAATCACTACCTACCTCTAAGAAAGGAtctattgaattttatttaacaCCATCATCATCAACACCTTCACACTCTGGCAAGCGCACTTAT AAAATGAAAGATACACATCTGGAAGAATTTTCACAAGACAAGGAAGTAAACTGGGATTTTCTACCAAGTGGAAGAATCGAAAGCATAAAAACTGGAGAATCTCCATTAGATACTGCAAATtttactaaagaaaaagaaattcatgatTTCCCACTTCACTCACTTCCTGAGGGTATTGACCATGAAGTCTTTAAGGAGCTGCCAGTAGATATTCAAGAAGAAATCCTTTCTGGcaaaactagagaaaaaaatcaaggaaaaggaAGTTTAAGTTGTCCATTACATGCCTCTAAAGGagtgttatcttttttttcttcaaaacaaaTGCATGACATTGTTTCAAATCCCAGAGATCATTTATCGAGTAGCAAACAATTAGCCTCTATATCTACTAGTGAACCAGGTACATCAGGTTTAAGTAGCAGTGGTTCCACTTACCTGTTTAGCCGAAAAGAATCTCTCCACTATTTAGACAGTGAGTTAAGAGATGAAAGAATGAGTCAAGGACCTAAAGAATCCCAAGGATTCCATTTTTCAAATACAAACCCTTCTGTGTCTATATTCCATTCTTTCCCAAACTTACAAAGTCAGCAACTCTTTTCCAAAAATCACACTGCAGATAGCCATAAGCAACTTACAGGTTCAGTTTCTCAGCATCTCAGTCTTACAGAAAACAGAGAGCAAGAATCTGCAGAAGAGGAAATAACTTTTCCTTCTGGCATTGACCCTGCAGTTTTTTTTGAATTACCAGAAGATGTTCAAAAAGAACTTTTGGCTGAGTGGAAAAGAACAGGATCCTCTTTCCAAACTGTACGTGAATAA
- the POLI gene encoding DNA polymerase iota isoform X1, with the protein METLGVEPEEEDEEEEDEEEDRMEPLLLGAAGGAHRALGPKEAIRPAPFRNQVVSAGSASYRVIVHVDLDCFYAQVEMISHPELKGKPLGVQQKYLVVTCNYEARKLGVKKLMSVRDAKEKCPQLVLVNGEDLTRYREMSYKVTELLEEFSPVVERLGFDENFVDVTQTVEKRLQQLQSDDYSGVVVSGHVYNNQSVNLNDILHVRLLIGSQIAEEMREAIFNQLGLTGCAGVASNKLLSKLVSGTFKPNQQTVLMPESCQDLIDSLDHIKQMPGIGFKTTKRLESLGINSVHDLQTFSPKILEKELGISVAQRIQKLSFGEDNSPVTPSGPPQSFSEEDSFKKCSSEVEAKKKIEELLASLLNRVCNDGRKPHTIRLIIRRFSSDRHFNRESRQCPIPSHVIQKLGTGNYDVMTPMVDILMKLFRNMVNVKMPFHLTLLSVCFSNLKSLPTSKKGSIEFYLTPSSSTPSHSGKRTYKMKDTHLEEFSQDKEVNWDFLPSGRIESIKTGESPLDTANFTKEKEIHDFPLHSLPEGIDHEVFKELPVDIQEEILSGKTREKNQGKGSLSCPLHASKGVLSFFSSKQMHDIVSNPRDHLSSSKQLASISTSEPGTSGLSSSGSTYLFSRKESLHYLDSELRDERMSQGPKESQGFHFSNTNPSVSIFHSFPNLQSQQLFSKNHTADSHKQLTGSVSQHLSLTENREQESAEEEITFPSGIDPAVFFELPEDVQKELLAEWKRTGSSFQTVRE; encoded by the exons ATGGAGACGCTGGGGGTGGAGCCGGAGGAAGAGGACGAGGAAGAAGAGGACGAGGAGGAAGACAGGATGGAGCCTTTGCTCCTGGGGGCAGCAGGAGGCGCCCACAGGGCCTTGGGGCCAAAGGAGGCCATTCGCCCCGCTCCGT TTCGTAACCAAGTTGTGTCAGCAGGAAGTGCTTCCTACAGAGTCATAGTGCACGTGGATCTGGATTGCTTTTATGCACAAGTAGAAATGATCTCTCATCCAGAATTAAAAGGCAAACCTTTAG GTGTTCAGCAAAAATATTTGGTTGTCACCTGTAACTATGAAGCCAGGAAGCTTGGAGTTAAGAAACTGATGTCTGTGAGAGATGCAAAAGAAAAGTGTCCACAACTAGTGCTAGTTAATGGAGAAGATCTGACACGCTATAGAGAAATGTCATACAAAGTTACAG agTTACTAGAAGAATTCAGTCCAGTTGTTGAAAGACTAGGATTTGATGAAAATTTTGTGGATGTAACCCAGACGGTTGAGAAGAGACTACAGCAGCTACAAAGTGATGACTATTCTGGAGTGGTTGTTTCTGGTCATGTTTACAATAATCAGt CTGTAAACCTAAATGACATTTTGCATGTAAGATTACTTATTGGATCACAGATTGCAGAAGAGATGAGAGAGGCCATATTTAATCAGCTGGGTCTCACAGGCTGTGCTGGAGTGGCTTCTAATAAACTGTTGTCCAAATTAGTTTCTGGTACCTTTAAACCAAATCAACAAACAGTTTTAATGCCTGAAAGTTGTCAAGATCTCATTGATAGTTTGGACCACATAAAGCAAATGCCTG GTATTGGCTTTAAAACTACCAAACGCCTTGAATCATTGGGTATTAATAGTGTCCATGATCTCCAAACCTTTTCACCTAAGATactagagaaagaactaggaATTTCAGTTGCTCAGCGTATCCAAAAGCTCAGCTTCGGAGAAGATAATTCTCCTGTGACTCCTTCAGGACCACCTCAG TCCTTTAGTGAAGAAGATTCCTTTAAAAAGTGCTCATCAGAAGtggaagctaaaaaaaaaattgaagaactaCTTGCTAGCCTTTTGAACAG AGTATGCAACGATGGAAGGAAACCACATACAATAAGATTAATCATCCGTCGGTTTTCCTCTGACCGACATTTTAATCGTGAGAGCCGTCAGTGTCCTATCCCATCTCATGTAATTCAGAAGTTAGGGACAG GAAATTATGATGTTATGACCCCAATGGTTGATATACTTATGAAACTATTTCGAAATATGGTAAATGTGAAGATGCCATTTCACCTTACCCTGCTAAGTGTGTGCTTCTCCAATCTTAAATCACTACCTACCTCTAAGAAAGGAtctattgaattttatttaacaCCATCATCATCAACACCTTCACACTCTGGCAAGCGCACTTAT AAAATGAAAGATACACATCTGGAAGAATTTTCACAAGACAAGGAAGTAAACTGGGATTTTCTACCAAGTGGAAGAATCGAAAGCATAAAAACTGGAGAATCTCCATTAGATACTGCAAATtttactaaagaaaaagaaattcatgatTTCCCACTTCACTCACTTCCTGAGGGTATTGACCATGAAGTCTTTAAGGAGCTGCCAGTAGATATTCAAGAAGAAATCCTTTCTGGcaaaactagagaaaaaaatcaaggaaaaggaAGTTTAAGTTGTCCATTACATGCCTCTAAAGGagtgttatcttttttttcttcaaaacaaaTGCATGACATTGTTTCAAATCCCAGAGATCATTTATCGAGTAGCAAACAATTAGCCTCTATATCTACTAGTGAACCAGGTACATCAGGTTTAAGTAGCAGTGGTTCCACTTACCTGTTTAGCCGAAAAGAATCTCTCCACTATTTAGACAGTGAGTTAAGAGATGAAAGAATGAGTCAAGGACCTAAAGAATCCCAAGGATTCCATTTTTCAAATACAAACCCTTCTGTGTCTATATTCCATTCTTTCCCAAACTTACAAAGTCAGCAACTCTTTTCCAAAAATCACACTGCAGATAGCCATAAGCAACTTACAGGTTCAGTTTCTCAGCATCTCAGTCTTACAGAAAACAGAGAGCAAGAATCTGCAGAAGAGGAAATAACTTTTCCTTCTGGCATTGACCCTGCAGTTTTTTTTGAATTACCAGAAGATGTTCAAAAAGAACTTTTGGCTGAGTGGAAAAGAACAGGATCCTCTTTCCAAACTGTACGTGAATAA
- the POLI gene encoding DNA polymerase iota isoform X8, whose amino-acid sequence METLGVEPEEEDEEEEDEEEDRMEPLLLGAAGGAHRALGPKEAIRPAPFRNQVVSAGSASYRVIVHVDLDCFYAQVEMISHPELKGKPLGVQQKYLVVTCNYEARKLGVKKLMSVRDAKEKCPQLVLVNGEDLTRYREMSYKVTELLEEFSPVVERLGFDENFVDVTQTVEKRLQQLQSDDYSGVVVSGHVYNNQSVNLNDILHVRLLIGSQIAEEMREAIFNQLGLTGCAGVASNKLLSKLVSGTFKPNQQTVLMPESCQDLIDSLDHIKQMPGIGFKTTKRLESLGINSVHDLQTFSPKILEKELGISVAQRIQKLSFGEDNSPVTPSGPPQSFSEEDSFKKCSSEVEAKKKIEELLASLLNRVCNDGRKPHTIRLIIRRFSSDRHFNRESRQCPIPSHVIQKLGTENERYTSGRIFTRQGSKLGFSTKWKNRKHKNWRISIRYCKFY is encoded by the exons ATGGAGACGCTGGGGGTGGAGCCGGAGGAAGAGGACGAGGAAGAAGAGGACGAGGAGGAAGACAGGATGGAGCCTTTGCTCCTGGGGGCAGCAGGAGGCGCCCACAGGGCCTTGGGGCCAAAGGAGGCCATTCGCCCCGCTCCGT TTCGTAACCAAGTTGTGTCAGCAGGAAGTGCTTCCTACAGAGTCATAGTGCACGTGGATCTGGATTGCTTTTATGCACAAGTAGAAATGATCTCTCATCCAGAATTAAAAGGCAAACCTTTAG GTGTTCAGCAAAAATATTTGGTTGTCACCTGTAACTATGAAGCCAGGAAGCTTGGAGTTAAGAAACTGATGTCTGTGAGAGATGCAAAAGAAAAGTGTCCACAACTAGTGCTAGTTAATGGAGAAGATCTGACACGCTATAGAGAAATGTCATACAAAGTTACAG agTTACTAGAAGAATTCAGTCCAGTTGTTGAAAGACTAGGATTTGATGAAAATTTTGTGGATGTAACCCAGACGGTTGAGAAGAGACTACAGCAGCTACAAAGTGATGACTATTCTGGAGTGGTTGTTTCTGGTCATGTTTACAATAATCAGt CTGTAAACCTAAATGACATTTTGCATGTAAGATTACTTATTGGATCACAGATTGCAGAAGAGATGAGAGAGGCCATATTTAATCAGCTGGGTCTCACAGGCTGTGCTGGAGTGGCTTCTAATAAACTGTTGTCCAAATTAGTTTCTGGTACCTTTAAACCAAATCAACAAACAGTTTTAATGCCTGAAAGTTGTCAAGATCTCATTGATAGTTTGGACCACATAAAGCAAATGCCTG GTATTGGCTTTAAAACTACCAAACGCCTTGAATCATTGGGTATTAATAGTGTCCATGATCTCCAAACCTTTTCACCTAAGATactagagaaagaactaggaATTTCAGTTGCTCAGCGTATCCAAAAGCTCAGCTTCGGAGAAGATAATTCTCCTGTGACTCCTTCAGGACCACCTCAG TCCTTTAGTGAAGAAGATTCCTTTAAAAAGTGCTCATCAGAAGtggaagctaaaaaaaaaattgaagaactaCTTGCTAGCCTTTTGAACAG AGTATGCAACGATGGAAGGAAACCACATACAATAAGATTAATCATCCGTCGGTTTTCCTCTGACCGACATTTTAATCGTGAGAGCCGTCAGTGTCCTATCCCATCTCATGTAATTCAGAAGTTAGGGACAG AAAATGAAAGATACACATCTGGAAGAATTTTCACAAGACAAGGAAGTAAACTGGGATTTTCTACCAAGTGGAAGAATCGAAAGCATAAAAACTGGAGAATCTCCATTAGATACTGCAAATtttactaa